Within the Micromonospora citrea genome, the region GACCGCGAACCAGCACCTGGACCCGTGGCGGGGCTTCGCCGGCGGCGCCTGGCGGGACTCCGTCGACGTGGCCGACTTCATCCGGCGCCACCACGAGCCGTACACCGGGGACGGGTCGTTCCTCGCCGGACCGACCGACCGGACCCTGGCGGTCTGGGGGGCGTTGCGGGAGCTCTTCGTCGCCGAGCGCCGCCGGGGCGTGCTCGACGTGGACGCCGCCACCCCGTCGACGATCACGTCGCACGGCCCCGGGTACATCGACCGGGAGCGGGAACTGATCGTCGGCCTGCAGACCGACGCGCCGCTGCGGCGGGCGATCATGCCCGCCGGCGGCCTGCGGATGGTCGAGGCCGCCCTGCGGGCGTACGGCTTCACGCCGGACCCGGTCGTGCACCGGATCTTCACCACGTACCGCAAGACCCACAACGACGCGGTCTTCGACGCCTATCCGGCCGACGTGCTGGCGGCCCGCCGCTCGCACGTGATCACCGGGCTGCCGGACGCGTACGGTCGCGGGCGGATCATCGGCGACTACCGGCGGGTGGCGCTGTACGGGGTGGACCGGCTCGTCGCCGAGCGCCGGGCGCTGAAGGCGGCGCTGGACGCCCGGCCGTCGACCGACGACGTGATCCGCGAGCGGGAGGAGCTGGCCGAGCAGGCCCGCGCCCTCGGCGAGCTGAAGGAGATGGCCGCCGGCTACGGCGTCGACGTGTCCACGCCCGCCGCCACCGCGCAGCAGGCCGTGCAGTGGTTGTACTTCGCCTACCTGGCGGCCACCAAGGAGCAGAACGGCGCCGCGATGTCGCTGGGGCGCACCGCGACGTTCCTCGACGTCTACCTGCGCCGGGACCTCGCCGAGGGCCGGCTGACGGAGACCACCGCCCAGGAGCTGGTCGACGACTTCGTGATCAAGCTGCGGATCATCCGGTTCCTGCGCACCCCCGAGTACGACCAGCTCTTCTCCGGCGACCCGACCTGGGTGACCGAGTCGCTGGGCGGGATGGGCGCCGACGGCCGGCCGCTGGTGACCCGGACGAGCTTCCGCTACCTGCAGACCCTCTACAACCTGGGCCCGGCGCCGGAGCCGAACCTGACCGTGCTCTGGTCGCCGCGGCTGCCGGAGGGGTTCAAGCGGTTCTGCGCGCAGGTGTCGCTGGACACCAGCGCCATCCAGTACGAGAACGACGACCTGATCCGCCCCGCGTACGACGACGACACCGCGATCGCCTGCTGCGTGTCGGCGATGCGGGTGGGCCGCGACATGCAGTTCTTCGGCGCCCGGGCCAACCTCGCCAAGGCGCTGCTCTACGCGATCAACGGCGGCCGCGACGAGCTGACCGGCGAGCAGGTGGCGCCGGCCGCGCCGCCGGTCGGCGGGGAGGTCCTCGACCACGCCGAGGTGCTGGCCGCGTACGACCGGACGCTGGACTGGCTGGCCGAGACGTACGTCGACGCGCTGAACGTCATCCACCACATGCACGACCGGTACGCGTACGAGCGGCTGGAGATGGCGCTGCACGACCACCCGGTGCGCCGGTTCATGGCCACCGGCATCGCCGGCCTGTCGGTCGCGGTGGACAGCCTCGCGGCGATCCGGTACGGCCGGGTGAAGGTGCTGCGCGACGACAGCGGCCTGGCCGTCGACTACGTCGTCGAGGGCGAGCCGCCCACCTTCGGCAACAACGACGACCGGGCCGACGAGATCGCCGTGTGGCTCGTGGAGACGTTCGCGGAGAAGCTGCGCCGGCAGCGCACCTACCGCGACGCCGAGCTGACGCTG harbors:
- the pflB gene encoding formate C-acetyltransferase; this translates as MTANQHLDPWRGFAGGAWRDSVDVADFIRRHHEPYTGDGSFLAGPTDRTLAVWGALRELFVAERRRGVLDVDAATPSTITSHGPGYIDRERELIVGLQTDAPLRRAIMPAGGLRMVEAALRAYGFTPDPVVHRIFTTYRKTHNDAVFDAYPADVLAARRSHVITGLPDAYGRGRIIGDYRRVALYGVDRLVAERRALKAALDARPSTDDVIREREELAEQARALGELKEMAAGYGVDVSTPAATAQQAVQWLYFAYLAATKEQNGAAMSLGRTATFLDVYLRRDLAEGRLTETTAQELVDDFVIKLRIIRFLRTPEYDQLFSGDPTWVTESLGGMGADGRPLVTRTSFRYLQTLYNLGPAPEPNLTVLWSPRLPEGFKRFCAQVSLDTSAIQYENDDLIRPAYDDDTAIACCVSAMRVGRDMQFFGARANLAKALLYAINGGRDELTGEQVAPAAPPVGGEVLDHAEVLAAYDRTLDWLAETYVDALNVIHHMHDRYAYERLEMALHDHPVRRFMATGIAGLSVAVDSLAAIRYGRVKVLRDDSGLAVDYVVEGEPPTFGNNDDRADEIAVWLVETFAEKLRRQRTYRDAELTLSVLTITSNVVYGRHTGNTPDGRRAGEPFAPGANPMNGRDTHGLVAAALSVAKLPYDAARDGISLTGTVTPDGLGHTREERITNLAGVLDGYADAGGFHLNVNVLDRATLLDAMDHPERYPQLTVRVSGYAVNFVRLTPEQQRDVVSRTFHGAL